In Flavobacterium sp. N3904, one DNA window encodes the following:
- the acs gene encoding acetate--CoA ligase, with the protein MSYFKIDSLEQYFKHYNKSIREPRKFWGKIAEENFTWYQYWDKVVDFNMAEAEVKWFVDAKVNITKNCIDRHLAKKGEKTAIIFEPNDPSEEALHISYNELYERVSKMANVLREQGITKGDRVCIYLPMIPELAVAVLACARIGAIHSVVFAGFSASAVSSRINDSECKMVITSDGGYRGNKTIDLKGIIDDALQNCPCVTSVLVVKRTNSAINMKAGRDQWLQPLLDQAINNSVAEIMDAEDPLFILYTSGSTGKPKGMVHTTAGYMVYTAYTFKNVFNYEENDIFWCTADIGWITGHSYILYGPLLNGATTVIFEGIPSYPDFSRFWETIEKHKVTQFYTAPTAIRALAKENLSYVQKFPLKSLKVIGSVGEPINEEAWHWYNDHVGGKRCPVVDTWWQTETGGIMIAPLSFITPTKPTYATLPLPGIQPVLMDEKRNEIEGNQVDGSLCIKFPWPGIARTIWGDHQRYKDTYFSAFPGKYFTGDGALRDEVGYYRITGRVDDVVIVSGHNLGTAPIEDAINEHPAVAESAIVGFPHDVKGNALYGYVILKESGEYRDRENLFKEINQHVSDHIGPIAKLDKIQFVTGLPKTRSGKIMRRILRKIAEGDYSNFGDITTLLNPEIVDEIVKGKIV; encoded by the coding sequence TGCAGAAGAGAACTTCACATGGTATCAATACTGGGACAAAGTTGTCGATTTTAATATGGCCGAAGCCGAAGTAAAGTGGTTTGTTGATGCAAAAGTCAACATTACCAAAAATTGTATCGATAGGCATTTGGCAAAAAAAGGTGAAAAAACGGCTATCATTTTTGAACCTAACGACCCTTCAGAAGAAGCATTGCACATTAGTTATAACGAATTATACGAGCGTGTTTCCAAAATGGCTAATGTTTTGCGTGAGCAAGGAATAACCAAAGGAGATCGTGTTTGTATCTATTTGCCAATGATTCCTGAATTGGCAGTTGCTGTTTTGGCTTGTGCCCGAATTGGAGCTATACATTCAGTTGTTTTTGCTGGATTTTCAGCATCTGCTGTTAGTTCAAGAATAAATGACAGTGAATGTAAAATGGTAATAACTTCAGATGGTGGATATCGTGGTAATAAAACTATTGATTTGAAAGGAATCATTGATGACGCATTGCAAAATTGCCCTTGTGTAACTTCTGTATTAGTTGTAAAAAGAACCAATTCTGCTATTAACATGAAAGCCGGTCGTGATCAATGGCTGCAACCACTTCTTGATCAAGCAATAAACAACAGTGTAGCCGAAATTATGGATGCAGAAGATCCTTTGTTTATATTATATACTTCAGGTTCGACTGGAAAACCAAAAGGGATGGTGCATACTACAGCTGGTTATATGGTTTATACAGCCTATACTTTTAAGAATGTGTTCAATTATGAAGAAAATGACATCTTTTGGTGTACAGCCGATATAGGTTGGATTACTGGTCACTCTTACATTTTATACGGTCCATTATTGAATGGAGCCACTACCGTAATATTTGAAGGAATTCCTTCTTATCCAGATTTTAGTCGTTTTTGGGAAACTATTGAAAAACATAAAGTAACTCAATTTTATACAGCGCCAACTGCTATACGTGCTTTGGCAAAAGAAAACTTATCGTATGTTCAAAAGTTCCCATTGAAGTCATTAAAAGTTATTGGTTCTGTTGGAGAACCTATTAATGAGGAAGCTTGGCACTGGTACAATGACCACGTGGGAGGGAAGCGTTGCCCAGTAGTGGATACTTGGTGGCAAACAGAAACCGGTGGCATCATGATTGCACCATTATCGTTTATAACACCAACAAAACCGACATATGCAACATTGCCGTTACCAGGTATTCAACCTGTTTTGATGGATGAAAAAAGAAATGAAATAGAAGGAAACCAAGTGGATGGAAGTTTGTGTATCAAATTCCCTTGGCCAGGTATAGCCAGAACTATTTGGGGTGATCACCAACGCTACAAAGACACTTATTTCTCTGCTTTTCCTGGTAAATATTTTACTGGGGATGGAGCTTTACGAGATGAAGTAGGATATTATAGAATTACCGGCCGTGTAGATGACGTAGTGATTGTGTCGGGTCATAATTTAGGAACAGCACCTATCGAAGATGCTATTAATGAACATCCAGCGGTAGCAGAATCTGCGATTGTTGGGTTTCCACATGATGTTAAAGGAAATGCTTTGTATGGTTATGTAATTTTGAAGGAATCTGGAGAATACAGAGATCGAGAAAATTTATTCAAAGAAATTAATCAACACGTATCGGATCATATTGGACCGATTGCCAAATTGGATAAAATTCAATTTGTTACAGGTTTACCAAAAACGAGATCTGGAAAAATTATGCGCCGAATTTTACGTAAAATTGCTGAGGGTGATTATTCTAATTTTGGTGACATTACAACATTATTAAATCCTGAAATAGTTGACGAAATTGTAAAAGGAAAAATAGTATAA
- a CDS encoding ankyrin repeat domain-containing protein, translated as MKKSIVYLGVALVAFANVSLASNGNSFSGTKAKTEFSDTATPLSVAISKGDLEAVRKFIEYGADVNEKSNGMSPLMIAARYNKVEIIKILISKGAHLNEKDENGFTALKYAELSNANEAIVLLKQS; from the coding sequence ATGAAAAAATCAATCGTGTATTTAGGAGTAGCTTTAGTAGCTTTTGCAAATGTTTCTTTAGCTTCAAATGGGAATTCATTTTCGGGAACAAAAGCAAAGACAGAATTCAGTGATACTGCAACGCCATTGAGTGTTGCAATTAGCAAAGGTGATCTCGAGGCGGTTAGAAAATTTATTGAATATGGTGCAGATGTAAACGAAAAATCAAACGGTATGAGTCCGTTGATGATAGCAGCTCGATACAATAAAGTGGAAATTATCAAAATTCTGATTTCAAAAGGAGCCCATCTTAATGAAAAAGATGAAAACGGATTTACAGCTTTAAAATATGCAGAATTATCAAATGCAAATGAGGCAATCGTGTTATTAAAACAATCTTAA